A single window of Sphingobacteriales bacterium DNA harbors:
- a CDS encoding M23 family metallopeptidase — protein MKQQEEGKWRQWWNKLKNVYRLQLVEEKTYDVKFVLELNRLNVITLAGILIAIFTAINFLLIAYTPLKQYIPGYGSANSKKELVELKLKTENLEDKIAANEKYNSNLKNILKDKIKVAKLQDDIQKVNIDSNMLTNLSRNEAKFISDIEKGLKNAELYDNLRYKNQNNILKTLHLNQVSEQAIAQKYSKTNTAIAYQALANAPIYTSLDGKIISIEQNTANNTYTVLIQHANDLISKYKNINTIKYKIANFVEAGAVLGKSDDKNNPQYELWYKGSPINPEKYY, from the coding sequence ATGAAACAACAAGAAGAAGGAAAATGGAGGCAATGGTGGAATAAACTAAAAAATGTTTATAGACTACAACTTGTAGAAGAAAAAACATATGATGTCAAATTTGTTCTTGAGCTAAATAGATTAAATGTAATTACACTTGCTGGTATATTAATTGCAATATTTACAGCAATAAATTTCTTGCTAATTGCATACACACCACTCAAGCAATATATTCCAGGATATGGTTCTGCAAATAGTAAGAAAGAACTAGTAGAATTAAAATTAAAAACAGAAAACCTTGAAGATAAAATTGCCGCTAACGAAAAATATAATAGCAATTTAAAGAATATTTTAAAAGATAAGATAAAAGTAGCCAAACTTCAAGATGATATCCAAAAAGTAAATATAGACTCTAATATGTTGACTAATTTGAGTAGAAATGAAGCAAAATTTATATCAGATATAGAAAAAGGATTGAAAAATGCAGAACTGTATGATAACCTAAGATATAAAAACCAAAATAACATACTAAAAACCTTGCACCTTAATCAAGTTTCAGAGCAAGCAATTGCACAAAAATATTCTAAAACAAATACTGCAATTGCTTATCAAGCACTAGCAAATGCACCAATTTATACATCATTAGATGGAAAGATAATAAGTATAGAACAAAATACAGCAAATAATACATACACAGTACTAATTCAACATGCTAATGACTTGATTTCTAAATATAAAAATATTAACACAATTAAATATAAAATAGCTAACTTTGTAGAAGCAGGAGCTGTATTAGGCAAATCAGATGATAAAAACAATCCACAATATGAATTGTGGTACAAAGGTTCTCCTATCAATCCTGAAAAATATTATTAA
- a CDS encoding tyrosine-type recombinase/integrase yields MLNSFLDYLRYEKRYSSLTVLAYQTDLEQFQDFLSAEFNDTSIQKASYQQIRAWVVSLTIKQTKASSLKRKVSALKSFYKYLLKKQIIKDNPANKIVTPKMQERLPKYIEQDNINQLLDQTKEQFFSEDYKGKQEKLIIEMLYQTGMRRAELINLQWKDVDFHQQQIKITGKGNKQRIVPSSVYLLNQLQTFRQEQKDFFSNDVHDYVFLTEQQQPLYPNYVYRIVKHYMNFCTTATKKSPHVLRHSFATHLSNNGAKLNDIKELMGHCKFSIYASVHTQHN; encoded by the coding sequence ATGCTCAATTCTTTCTTAGATTACCTACGTTACGAAAAAAGATATTCTTCACTTACAGTACTTGCTTACCAAACAGATTTGGAGCAATTTCAGGATTTTCTGAGTGCTGAGTTTAATGATACTTCTATTCAAAAAGCATCTTATCAACAGATTAGAGCTTGGGTAGTATCACTTACAATAAAACAAACAAAAGCGAGTAGCTTAAAAAGAAAAGTTTCTGCACTCAAGAGCTTTTATAAGTATTTGCTTAAAAAACAAATTATCAAAGATAATCCTGCAAACAAAATTGTAACACCAAAAATGCAGGAACGATTGCCAAAATATATTGAGCAAGACAACATCAATCAATTACTAGACCAAACAAAAGAGCAATTCTTTTCCGAAGATTACAAAGGAAAACAAGAAAAGCTAATCATAGAAATGTTGTATCAAACAGGAATGCGTAGAGCAGAACTGATAAACCTACAATGGAAAGATGTAGATTTCCATCAACAACAAATAAAAATTACAGGAAAAGGTAATAAACAAAGAATAGTACCAAGTTCCGTTTATTTACTAAACCAATTGCAAACATTTAGACAAGAACAAAAAGATTTTTTTTCTAATGATGTGCACGATTATGTTTTTTTAACAGAACAACAGCAACCTCTATATCCAAATTACGTTTATAGAATAGTAAAACATTATATGAATTTCTGTACAACAGCCACCAAAAAAAGCCCACACGTACTCAGACATAGCTTTGCCACACACTTGAGCAATAATGGTGCGAAACTGAATGATATAAAAGAATTGATGGGACATTGCAAGTTTAGCATCTACGCAAGTGTACACACACAACACAATTGA
- the recO gene encoding DNA repair protein RecO, with protein sequence MLEKTEGIVLKTIKYGESSLIVKLFTEKFGLIPILFKGIRTNKNKEANIFQPGFIIDVSIYFKENKNILLSKERNINYVYKSITNNMSKLSIVYFIVEIILHCTKEQQINTEEYQYLKEFLLQIDNETENLENYPLIFMYQLSAILGFKPMCFDDDENRYFNLEKGVFEEIPPQQQNIDAQKSKYLYHMLNTLDNQQKIKYTTTERQILLDIWINYYQYQITEFKKLNTPTILHQILHK encoded by the coding sequence ATGTTAGAAAAAACAGAAGGTATTGTACTCAAAACAATTAAGTATGGCGAAAGTAGCTTAATTGTAAAATTATTTACAGAGAAATTTGGATTAATTCCAATATTATTCAAAGGAATTAGAACCAATAAAAACAAAGAAGCAAATATATTTCAACCAGGATTTATTATTGATGTAAGTATTTATTTCAAAGAAAATAAGAACATATTATTATCTAAAGAAAGAAATATAAACTATGTATACAAAAGCATTACCAATAATATGTCCAAACTAAGCATAGTATATTTTATAGTAGAAATTATATTACATTGTACCAAAGAACAACAAATAAATACAGAAGAATATCAATATCTCAAAGAATTTTTATTACAAATAGATAACGAAACAGAAAATCTTGAAAACTATCCATTAATATTTATGTACCAATTATCAGCAATTCTAGGCTTTAAGCCAATGTGCTTTGATGATGATGAAAACAGATATTTTAATTTAGAGAAAGGCGTTTTTGAAGAAATACCACCGCAACAGCAGAACATAGATGCACAAAAATCCAAATACCTATATCACATGCTAAATACTTTAGACAATCAACAAAAAATCAAATATACAACAACAGAAAGGCAAATATTATTAGATATTTGGATAAATTATTATCAATATCAAATTACAGAATTTAAAAAATTAAACACACCTACAATTTTGCATCAAATTTTACATAAATAA
- a CDS encoding polymer-forming cytoskeletal protein translates to MFGKNTNANQNGSLVANHINDNTTINGDIQANSDMRIDGNVKGNVVCTSKVVIGKSSKVEGNIKCADLTIEGVVKGDVIAENVLHFRQTATYEGNIKYGKLIVEEGANIIGSLLQNRKNVSINETKTTSQQQIA, encoded by the coding sequence ATGTTTGGTAAAAATACAAATGCAAATCAAAATGGAAGTTTAGTTGCAAACCATATAAATGATAATACAACAATAAATGGCGACATACAAGCAAACAGCGATATGCGTATAGATGGCAATGTGAAAGGTAATGTTGTTTGTACATCAAAAGTTGTAATTGGCAAATCATCAAAAGTAGAAGGCAATATTAAGTGCGCAGATTTGACGATAGAAGGAGTTGTAAAAGGTGATGTAATTGCAGAAAATGTATTACATTTTAGACAAACTGCTACCTACGAAGGCAATATAAAATATGGTAAATTAATTGTTGAAGAAGGTGCAAACATAATTGGTTCATTATTGCAAAACAGAAAAAATGTATCTATAAATGAAACCAAAACCACCAGCCAACAACAAATCGCTTAA
- a CDS encoding low molecular weight phosphotyrosine protein phosphatase, translating to MKILMVCLGNICRSPLAEGILKHKCEQQNLDWEIDSAGTGKWHIGSQPDKRSIEVAKKYGIDISQQKARTVNSNDYEYYNLIYAMDKSNESDLLAWALDNKEAQKIKLIMSEIDTKNPESVPDPYWNDNGFELVFKMLDEACDKIIEKYKK from the coding sequence ATGAAAATATTAATGGTTTGTTTGGGAAATATTTGTCGTTCGCCTTTGGCCGAAGGAATATTAAAACATAAATGTGAACAACAAAACTTAGACTGGGAAATTGATAGTGCTGGCACAGGGAAATGGCATATTGGTAGTCAACCAGACAAACGTTCTATTGAAGTTGCTAAAAAATATGGTATAGATATTAGCCAACAAAAAGCCAGAACCGTAAATAGCAATGATTATGAATATTATAACTTGATTTATGCCATGGATAAAAGTAATGAAAGTGATTTGTTGGCTTGGGCTTTAGATAATAAAGAAGCTCAAAAAATCAAATTAATAATGAGTGAAATAGATACCAAAAATCCTGAAAGTGTACCTGATCCTTATTGGAACGACAATGGCTTTGAGCTTGTTTTTAAAATGCTAGATGAAGCTTGTGATAAAATTATTGAAAAGTATAAAAAATAA
- a CDS encoding 30S ribosomal protein S21: MLIIDAREQDSIDRALKVYKKKYEKAGIIKQLRARQAFTLPSVKKRFTKLHAVYIEQLRKSED; this comes from the coding sequence ATGTTAATAATTGACGCAAGAGAGCAAGATTCGATAGACAGAGCACTAAAAGTGTACAAAAAAAAGTATGAAAAAGCTGGCATCATTAAACAATTGAGAGCAAGACAAGCTTTTACATTACCTTCTGTAAAAAAACGTTTCACGAAATTGCACGCAGTTTATATTGAGCAATTAAGAAAAAGCGAAGATTAA
- a CDS encoding thioredoxin family protein, whose amino-acid sequence MAATPTIQIPLGYTAPDFNLLDTTSNTFKSLDELKGEKATVIMFICNHCPYVKHVNKQLVQLANDYIPNGISFIAISSNDVENYPDDAPDKMSIVAKEENYPFPYLYDETQDIAKAYQAACTPDFSIFDKDLKCIYRGQLDDSRPKNDSIADGKDIRNVLECLLNNQEIPSTQIPSLGCNIKWKPA is encoded by the coding sequence ATGGCAGCAACACCAACCATACAAATACCATTAGGCTACACAGCACCTGATTTTAATTTGTTAGATACAACAAGCAACACATTCAAATCTCTTGATGAATTAAAAGGAGAAAAGGCAACAGTTATTATGTTTATATGCAATCACTGTCCGTATGTAAAACACGTAAATAAGCAACTTGTACAATTGGCAAACGATTATATACCTAATGGCATTTCTTTTATAGCAATTTCTAGTAATGATGTAGAAAACTATCCAGATGACGCACCAGACAAAATGAGCATTGTAGCCAAAGAAGAAAACTATCCTTTTCCATATTTATATGATGAAACACAAGATATAGCAAAAGCATATCAGGCAGCATGCACACCAGACTTTTCCATTTTTGATAAAGATTTGAAATGCATCTACAGAGGACAATTAGATGACTCAAGACCAAAAAATGATAGTATAGCAGATGGAAAAGATATTAGAAATGTATTGGAATGTTTGCTAAACAACCAAGAAATTCCAAGCACACAAATACCAAGCCTAGGTTGCAATATAAAATGGAAACCTGCATAA
- the raiA gene encoding ribosome-associated translation inhibitor RaiA codes for MKVEIQSVHFNADASLLSFINKKMNKLETFYDKVIGADVILSLDQLGTQVKDKVVTIKTIVPGNVLIAKEKSKKFEEAVDLATESIRKQIEKIKGKNQS; via the coding sequence ATGAAAGTAGAAATTCAATCCGTACATTTTAATGCAGACGCAAGTTTATTATCATTCATCAACAAAAAAATGAATAAGCTAGAAACGTTTTATGACAAAGTAATTGGTGCTGATGTTATTTTAAGCTTAGACCAATTGGGTACGCAAGTAAAAGACAAAGTGGTAACGATAAAAACTATAGTGCCAGGAAATGTACTCATTGCCAAAGAAAAAAGTAAAAAATTTGAAGAAGCTGTTGATTTAGCAACAGAATCTATCAGAAAACAAATTGAAAAAATAAAAGGAAAAAACCAGAGTTAA
- a CDS encoding sigma-70 family RNA polymerase sigma factor, producing MEELVLELQNDSLKENAFKKLVQQYQKPLYFHIRKYVQQHEDANDILQNTFIKVWNAINQFKGECSLYTWLYKIAGNESITFINKNKKHLAENIENTNITKSANSSIDDAHLIEEKLAFALAQLPDKQKQVFILRYYDEMPYEQMSEILETSIGALKASYHHAAKKIETIILSI from the coding sequence ATGGAAGAATTGGTATTAGAATTACAGAATGACTCATTAAAAGAAAATGCATTTAAAAAATTAGTGCAACAATACCAAAAACCGTTGTATTTCCACATTAGAAAATATGTGCAACAACATGAAGATGCTAATGATATTTTGCAAAATACTTTTATAAAAGTTTGGAATGCAATTAATCAATTCAAAGGAGAATGTTCTTTATATACTTGGTTGTATAAAATTGCTGGAAATGAATCTATCACTTTTATTAATAAAAATAAAAAACACCTAGCTGAAAATATTGAAAACACCAATATTACAAAATCTGCAAATAGTAGTATTGATGATGCGCATTTAATAGAAGAAAAGCTGGCTTTTGCTTTGGCTCAGCTTCCTGATAAACAAAAACAAGTATTTATTCTTAGATATTATGATGAAATGCCTTACGAACAAATGAGTGAGATTTTAGAAACATCTATTGGTGCACTTAAAGCATCTTATCATCATGCGGCAAAAAAAATTGAAACAATTATTTTATCTATTTAA
- a CDS encoding aminoacyl-tRNA hydrolase, which yields MQKILVVGLGNIGTEYAHTRHNIGFDVADNIAKRLDADFKIDKLAMYASTNHKGKQIHIIKPTTYMNLSGKAIKYWMNFLNINIENIIVILDDLALPFGALRLRAKGSDAGHNGLKSIANELLTQEYARLKFGIGNDFPKGRQAEFVLSKWNKNELIDLDSRIEAASDIVISFCTAGLQNTMNQYNNK from the coding sequence ATGCAAAAGATTTTAGTTGTTGGACTTGGTAATATTGGAACTGAGTATGCACATACAAGACACAATATTGGTTTTGATGTTGCTGATAATATTGCAAAACGCCTTGATGCAGATTTTAAGATTGATAAATTAGCCATGTATGCCTCCACAAATCATAAAGGCAAACAAATACATATTATAAAGCCAACTACTTATATGAATTTGAGTGGAAAGGCAATTAAATATTGGATGAATTTTTTAAATATAAATATTGAAAATATAATAGTAATATTGGATGATTTGGCATTGCCTTTTGGTGCTCTCAGGTTGCGTGCAAAAGGCAGTGATGCTGGACACAATGGTTTGAAATCTATAGCAAATGAATTGCTTACTCAAGAATATGCTCGATTGAAATTTGGGATAGGCAATGATTTTCCAAAAGGTAGACAGGCTGAGTTTGTTTTGAGCAAATGGAATAAAAATGAATTGATTGATTTGGATAGTAGGATAGAAGCTGCTTCAGATATTGTAATTTCTTTTTGCACTGCTGGTTTGCAAAACACTATGAATCAATATAATAATAAATAA
- a CDS encoding Rieske 2Fe-2S domain-containing protein, with amino-acid sequence MKIHYLGHAGFLVETENDLLIIDPWLSANGAFDMAWFQYPCNHHLMPIIQQKIKTTTKNIYIYISHEHKDHFDIDFLSSIAHTKITYLIPNYRKKTLKQHIQRFSENDILLINDNGEHQTKDYRIKIYVDDAELNRDSAILIEDKHTGKKFLNLNDCKIYDRLHQIKQEEKEIEIFTCQFSGATWHPTCYEYDAATYENIATQKMQTKFLAVTKAIETVQPNLFFPSAGPACFLDANLFHLNQEPINIFPKAQVFLHYLEKQKIANDTEIIYLMPDDEIELEEKTIINHNAQQIKDENEYILKYQEKYIEKIQNRIQNRPIVTPSKLLIELKEELEKKLKNFEAKSQITIPLYFIFSDAPQTFLKIEFQKNDIKIVSSIQEENYYTIKTYSYDIQQILDKYLTWEDFALTFRMKLNRTPDVYQTLIQGFLILEKEDLMYFSKKMLEKNNDRVIIEVGGSKYLIDKYCPHQMADLEHSWQTDGRYIVCPRHGWRFDLQNGGKCMHNNDTINAICLDEEL; translated from the coding sequence TTGAAAATACATTATCTCGGACACGCAGGCTTTTTGGTAGAAACAGAAAATGATTTACTTATTATAGATCCTTGGCTAAGCGCAAATGGAGCTTTTGATATGGCATGGTTTCAATATCCTTGCAATCATCACTTAATGCCAATTATTCAACAAAAAATAAAAACCACTACAAAAAACATTTACATATATATTAGTCACGAACACAAAGACCATTTTGATATAGATTTTTTGAGTAGCATAGCACATACAAAAATTACTTACTTAATACCAAACTATAGAAAAAAAACTTTAAAACAACATATACAAAGATTTTCAGAAAACGATATTTTATTAATTAATGATAATGGTGAACACCAAACAAAAGATTATAGAATAAAAATATATGTTGATGATGCAGAACTCAACAGAGATTCCGCTATTCTGATAGAAGACAAACACACAGGTAAAAAATTTTTAAACCTCAACGATTGTAAAATCTACGATAGGCTACATCAAATAAAACAAGAAGAAAAAGAAATAGAAATATTCACTTGTCAGTTTAGTGGCGCCACTTGGCATCCAACTTGCTACGAATACGATGCGGCAACATATGAAAATATAGCGACACAAAAAATGCAAACAAAATTTTTGGCAGTTACAAAAGCCATAGAAACAGTACAGCCAAATTTATTTTTTCCATCAGCTGGTCCAGCTTGTTTTTTAGACGCAAATTTATTTCATCTCAATCAAGAACCAATAAATATTTTTCCCAAAGCACAAGTATTTTTACATTACTTAGAAAAACAAAAAATAGCCAACGATACAGAAATTATTTATCTAATGCCAGATGACGAGATTGAATTAGAAGAAAAAACAATTATAAATCACAATGCACAACAAATAAAAGATGAAAACGAATATATATTAAAATATCAAGAAAAATATATTGAAAAAATTCAAAATAGAATACAAAACAGACCAATTGTCACGCCATCAAAATTATTAATAGAATTAAAGGAAGAATTAGAAAAAAAACTAAAAAATTTTGAAGCAAAATCGCAAATAACAATACCATTGTATTTTATCTTTTCTGATGCACCACAAACATTTTTAAAAATAGAATTTCAAAAAAACGATATAAAAATAGTATCAAGCATACAAGAAGAAAACTATTATACAATAAAAACATACAGCTATGATATACAGCAAATATTAGACAAATATCTTACTTGGGAAGATTTTGCACTAACCTTTAGAATGAAACTAAACAGAACACCAGATGTATATCAAACATTAATTCAAGGATTTTTAATATTAGAAAAAGAAGATTTAATGTATTTTAGTAAAAAAATGTTGGAAAAAAATAACGACAGAGTTATTATTGAAGTTGGCGGAAGTAAATATTTGATAGATAAATACTGTCCACATCAAATGGCAGACTTAGAGCATAGTTGGCAAACAGACGGAAGATACATAGTTTGTCCACGCCATGGTTGGAGATTTGATTTGCAAAACGGTGGAAAATGTATGCACAATAATGACACAATCAATGCCATTTGCTTAGACGAAGAATTATAA
- a CDS encoding methionine adenosyltransferase, which yields MAYLFTSESVSEGHPDKVADQISDALIDNFLAYDPTSKVACETLVTTGQVVLAGEVKSKANLDVQHITREVIAQIGYTKSEYMFEANSCGILSAIHEQSPDINQGVERKKPEEQGAGDQGMMFGYATKETDTYMPLPLELSHLLLRELAAIRKEGKLMKYLRLDAKSQVTIEYNDNNQPIRIDAIVISTQHDDFGKEATMLKQIKEDVIKILIPRVMKKLPKRVQALFNDKIKYHINPTGKFVIGGPHGDTGLTGRKIIVDTYGGKGAHGGGAFSGKDPSKVDRSAAYATRHIAKHLVAAGICDEALVQVAYAIGVAQPVGLYVNTYGTAKVNKTDGEIAQIISKLPEFDMRPYFIEKRFNLRTPIYSETAAYGHMGRESKVVEKTFNKGKDNQLKVKVKLFPWEELNALPQVKKAFGVK from the coding sequence ATGGCATATTTATTTACTTCAGAATCTGTGTCAGAAGGACACCCAGACAAAGTAGCAGACCAAATATCAGACGCACTTATAGATAATTTTTTAGCTTATGATCCAACATCAAAAGTTGCCTGCGAAACGTTAGTAACAACAGGACAAGTAGTACTTGCTGGTGAAGTAAAATCTAAAGCAAATTTAGATGTACAACATATAACAAGAGAAGTAATTGCTCAAATAGGATATACAAAATCTGAGTATATGTTTGAAGCAAATTCTTGTGGTATCCTTTCAGCTATTCACGAGCAATCACCAGATATCAACCAAGGTGTAGAAAGAAAAAAACCAGAAGAACAAGGTGCTGGTGACCAAGGTATGATGTTTGGCTATGCAACAAAAGAAACAGATACCTACATGCCATTGCCATTAGAGCTATCTCATCTTTTGTTAAGAGAATTAGCAGCAATTAGAAAAGAAGGAAAATTAATGAAATATTTGCGATTAGATGCAAAATCGCAAGTAACTATTGAATACAATGACAATAATCAACCAATAAGAATTGATGCAATTGTAATATCTACACAACATGATGATTTTGGAAAAGAAGCAACCATGTTGAAACAAATTAAAGAAGATGTAATTAAAATTTTGATACCAAGAGTAATGAAAAAATTACCTAAAAGAGTGCAAGCCTTGTTCAATGATAAAATAAAATATCATATCAATCCAACAGGAAAATTTGTAATAGGCGGACCACACGGAGATACTGGATTAACAGGAAGAAAAATAATAGTAGATACATATGGTGGAAAAGGCGCACACGGTGGAGGAGCATTTTCAGGTAAAGATCCAAGTAAAGTAGATAGAAGTGCAGCTTATGCTACAAGACATATAGCTAAACATTTAGTTGCTGCAGGCATTTGCGATGAGGCATTAGTACAAGTAGCTTATGCAATTGGTGTAGCACAACCAGTAGGTTTGTATGTAAACACTTATGGAACAGCAAAAGTAAACAAAACAGATGGCGAAATTGCTCAAATTATCTCAAAACTACCTGAGTTTGACATGCGTCCGTATTTTATAGAAAAAAGATTCAATTTAAGAACACCAATCTACAGCGAAACAGCAGCATACGGACACATGGGACGTGAAAGTAAAGTTGTAGAAAAAACATTTAATAAAGGCAAAGACAACCAATTAAAAGTGAAAGTGAAATTATTTCCATGGGAAGAATTAAATGCACTACCACAAGTGAAAAAAGCTTTTGGTGTTAAATAA
- a CDS encoding AtpZ/AtpI family protein, translating to MKPKPPANNKSLNAQLLEFSGMAFEMLVIIGIFVLLGRFIDKKITLELPIFTIILSLVGLAASFYQIFRRLQKNE from the coding sequence ATGAAACCAAAACCACCAGCCAACAACAAATCGCTTAATGCGCAGTTATTAGAGTTTAGTGGCATGGCATTTGAAATGCTAGTAATTATTGGCATATTTGTATTGCTCGGAAGATTTATAGATAAAAAAATAACACTCGAACTTCCTATTTTTACTATTATTTTAAGTTTAGTTGGACTAGCTGCATCATTTTATCAAATATTTAGAAGACTACAAAAAAACGAGTAG
- a CDS encoding carboxypeptidase-like regulatory domain-containing protein, producing the protein MNRLSKSLLSLFFMLVGFVSFSQTTVKGNVSDEAKEPVIGANISIKGTAEGTITDIDGNFELTTEQATPFTIVISMVGLANVEKEITGNTTDLAVEMKEETNLLNTVVVSASRVEEKILESPVTIEKMDQKMVKQSSSNDYYDDLSKLKGVQVIQGSMTLTSVNTRGFGGISNTRFVQLMDGMDNAAPLLNFPTGNIVGIGELDIQNVELVPGAASALYGPNAFNGILLMNSKNPFDAPGFSAQVKGGFAQANNSYGINPLGSVAMRVGHVWKRKGQEYVAIKFNANAFQSTDWVADDYTTTRNNAGTLGSQGFDGMNLYGDETNIFDVSPTALSSATTGATNGTNSIKNGVGQIIAGVTAAVRANVTSQVTPVVRANVTQQVTAAVRAQFLANNPGATNADADAFIASPTGQATIAAGVDA; encoded by the coding sequence ATGAATAGATTAAGTAAAAGTTTATTAAGCTTGTTCTTTATGCTAGTTGGATTTGTTTCTTTTTCACAAACCACAGTAAAAGGAAATGTATCTGATGAGGCAAAAGAACCAGTAATTGGTGCAAACATTAGCATCAAAGGAACAGCCGAAGGCACCATCACAGACATAGATGGAAACTTCGAATTAACAACAGAACAGGCAACACCATTCACTATTGTAATTTCGATGGTAGGTTTAGCCAATGTAGAAAAAGAAATTACAGGCAACACGACAGATTTAGCTGTAGAAATGAAAGAAGAAACCAACTTATTAAACACAGTTGTTGTTTCTGCTTCAAGAGTAGAAGAGAAAATCTTGGAATCACCAGTTACCATTGAAAAAATGGATCAAAAAATGGTAAAACAATCATCATCTAATGATTATTATGACGATTTGTCTAAACTAAAAGGTGTACAAGTAATTCAAGGTTCTATGACACTAACATCAGTGAACACAAGAGGTTTCGGTGGTATTTCAAACACACGTTTCGTTCAGTTAATGGACGGAATGGACAATGCAGCACCATTATTAAACTTCCCAACAGGTAATATTGTTGGTATTGGCGAATTAGACATTCAAAATGTAGAATTAGTACCAGGAGCAGCATCAGCACTTTACGGACCAAATGCATTCAATGGTATCTTATTAATGAATTCAAAAAATCCATTTGATGCACCAGGATTTTCTGCACAAGTAAAAGGCGGTTTTGCTCAAGCAAACAATAGTTATGGTATTAACCCACTTGGAAGTGTAGCAATGAGGGTTGGCCATGTATGGAAACGCAAAGGACAAGAATATGTGGCGATTAAATTTAATGCCAATGCATTTCAAAGTACAGACTGGGTAGCTGATGATTATACAACAACAAGAAACAATGCAGGAACATTAGGTTCACAAGGTTTTGATGGTATGAATCTTTATGGAGATGAAACAAATATTTTTGATGTTAGTCCAACTGCTTTAAGTTCTGCTACAACAGGAGCAACAAATGGAACAAACTCAATTAAAAATGGCGTTGGTCAAATTATAGCTGGAGTTACTGCTGCTGTAAGAGCCAATGTAACAAGTCAAGTTACACCAGTTGTAAGAGCCAATGTAACACAACAAGTTACAGCTGCTGTAAGAGCACAATTTCTTGCAAATAATCCAGGCGCTACAAATGCAGATGCAGATGCATTTATTGCATCACCAACGGGTCAAGCAACAATAGCTGCTGGAGTAGATGCATAA